GCGACGCTGGCCAACGCCCGGCGCGATCTGGCCCGCTACCAGCAGCTGGTGAAAACCAACCTGGTCTCTCGCCAGGAGCTGGACACACAGGCCTCGCTGGTGCAGCAGACCGAAGGGGCAATCAAGGCCGATCAGGGTGCGGTGGACAGCGCTCAACTGCAGCTGACCTACAGCAAAATCATCGCCCCGATCTCCGGCCGCGTGGGCCTCAAACAGGTCGATATGGGCAACTACATCACCAGCGGCTCCACCGCCATCGTAGTGATCACGCAAACGCACCCGATCGACGTGGTGTTCACGCTGCCGGAAAGCACCATCAGCGACATCATGAAGGCGCAAAAGGCCGGGCCGGTCAGCGTCGAAGCCTGGGGGCGCACCAACAAGACCCTGCTGGCGCAGGGCAACCTGCTCAGCCTGGATAACCAGATAGACACCACCACTGGCACCATCAAGCTGAAGGCGCAGTACGCCAACCAGGACGACGCGCTGTTCCCCAATCAGTTCGTCAATGCGCGGCTGAAAGTCGCCACGCTGCAAAACGCCATCGTGGTGCCGACCGCCGCCGTGCAAATGGGTAACGAAGGCAACTTTGTCTGGACGATGGATGACGAAAACAAGGTCAGCAAACGCCTGGTCACCGTCGGCATTGAAGACAGCCAGAGCGTGGTGATCGCCAGCGGCCTGAACGCCGGGCAACGCGTGGTGACCGACGGCATCGACCAACTGACGGAGGGCATGAAGGTCGAGGTGGTGACGCCGCAGACCCCGGCGGCCGGCGGCAATGCCACGCCGCACGCCAAGCGGGAGAAAGCCTGATGCAGGTGATGACGCCGAACCCCGGCGGCGGCCCGTCCCGCCTGTTTATTCTGCGCCCGGTCGCCACCACGCTGTTGATGGTGGCGATCCTGCTGGCGGGGATTATCGGTTACCGCGCGCTGCCGGTTTCCGCCCTGCCGGAAGTGGATTACCCGACCATTCAGGTGGTGACGCTGTACCCCGGCGCCAGCCCGGACGTAGTGACCTCTGCCATTACCGCGCCGTTGGAGCGCCAGTTCGGCCAGATGTCCGGCCTCAAGCAGATGATGTCGCAGAACTCCGGCGGCGCCTCGGTGATCACCCTGCAATTCCAGCTGGCGCTGTCGCTGGATATTGCCGAGCAGGAGGTACAGGCGGCGATCAACTCCGCCACCAACCTGCTGCCGACCGATCTGCCCTATCCGCCGATTTACAGCAAGGTTAACCCCGCCGATCCGCCGATCCTGACGCTGGCCGTCACCTCCACCGCCATGCCTATGACCCAGGTGGAAGACATGGTGGAAACCCGCGTGGCGCAAAAAATTTCCCAGGTGACCGGCGTCGGTCTGGTTACCCTTTCCGGCGGCCAGCGCCCGGCGGTACGCGTGAAGCTCAACGCGCCGGCCATGGCGGCCAACGGGCTCGACAGCGAAACCGTGCGCACCGCCATCACGGCCGCCAACGTCAACTCCGCCAAAGGCAGCCTGGACGGCCCGACCCGCTCGGTCACCCTGTCCGCTAACGATCAGATGAAATCCGCCGAGGAGTACCGGCGGCTGATCGTCGCCTACAAAAACGGCGCGCCGATCCGCCTGCAGGACATCGCCACCGTCGAACAGGGTGCGGAAAACACCCGGCTGGCGGCCTGGGCCAACAAGCAGCCGGCGATCGTGCTGAACATTCAGCGCCAGCCCGGCGTCAACGTCATCACCACCGCCGACAGCATTCGCGAAATGCTGCCGACGCTGATTAAAAGCCTGCCCAAGTCGGTCGACGTCAAAGTGCTGACCGATCGCACCACCACCATTCGCGCCTCGGTCAGCGACGTGCAGTTCGAGCTGCTGCTGGCGATCGCGCTGGTGGTGATGGTGATTTACGTGTTCCTGCGCAACGTGCCGGCGACCATTATCCCCAGCGTGGCGGTGCCGCTGTCGCTGGTCGGCACCTTCGCCGCCATGTACTTCCTCGGTTTCTCCATCAACAACCTGACGCTGATGGCGCTGACCATCGCCACCGGCTTCGTGGTGGACGACGCCATCGTGGTGATCGAGAACATCTCGCGCTACATCGAGAAAGGCGAAAAACCGCTCGACGCCGCGCTGAAAGGGGCCGGCGAAATCGGCTTCACCATCATCTCGCTGACCTTCTCGCTGGTGGCGGTGCTGATCCCGCTGCTGTTCATGGGCGACATCGTCGGCCGCCTGTTCCGCGAGTTCGCCGTAACGCTGGCGGTGGCGATTCTGATCTCCGCCGTGGTGTCGCTGACGCTGACGCCGATGATGTGCGCCCGCCTGTTGAATCATGAGTCGTTGCGCAAGCAGAACCGTTTCTCCGCCGCTTCCGAGCGTTTCTTCGAACGCGTGATCGCCGGCTACGGCCGCTGGCTGAAAGTCGTGCTCGCCCACCAGTGGCTGACGCTGTGCGTGGCGTTGAGCACCCTGGCCGTCACCGTGCTGCTCTACCTGTTCATCCCCAAAGGCTTCTTCCCGATTCAGGACAACGGCCTGATCCAGGGCACGCTGGAAGCGCCGCAGTCGGTGTCGTTCAGCAAAATGGCGGTGCTGCAACAGCAGGTCGCCGCACAGGTGCTGCAAGATCCGGCGGTAGAGAGCCTGACCTCGTTTATCGGCGTCGACGGCACCAACGCCGCCCTCAACAGCGGCCGGCTCCAGATCAACCTGAAGTCGCTAAGCGAACGCAGCGACAGCCTGCAGACCATCATCGACCGGATGCAGGAGAAGGCGGCGTCACTGCCCGGCCTGAAACTCTATCTGCAACCGGTGCAGGATCTGACCATCGACACCCAGGTCAGCCGCACGCAGTACCAGTTCACCCTGCAGGCGATGTCCCTCGAGCAGCTCAGCCAATGGGTGCCGCAGCTGATCGACGAACTGCGGCAAACGCCCGAACTGCAGGACGTCAGCAGCGACTGGCAGGATCAGGGGCTGGAGGCTTATATCAACGTCGATCGCGACTCAGCGTCGCGCCTCGGCATTCAGATGAGCGATGTGGACAGCGCGCTGTACAACGCCTTCGGCCAGCGCCTGATCTCCACTATCTATACCCAGGCCAACCAGTACCGGGTGGTACTGGAGCATGACGTACAAGCGACGCCGGGGCTGGCGGCGTTGAACGACATCCGGCTGACCAGCAGCAGCGGCGCCGTGGTGCCGCTAAATACCATCGCCAAAATCGAACAGCGCAACGGGCCGCTGGCGATCAACCACCTCGATCAGTTCCCGGCGACCACCGTCTCCTTCAACGTGGCGGAGGGCTACTCGCTGGAAGAAGCGGTCAACGCCATTACCCAGGTCGAGAAGACTCTGGCGATGCCGAAAGACATCACCACAAAATTCCAGGGCGCGACCCTGGCCTTCCAGGCGGCGCTCGGCAGCACGCTGTGGCTGATCCTGGCGGCGGTGGTGGCGATGTATATCGTGCTGGGCGTGCTGTATGAAAGCTTCATCCATCCGGTCACCATCCTCTCCACCCTGCCGACTGCCGGGGTCGGCGCGCTGCTGGCGCTGATGCTGGCCGGAAGCGAGCTGGACGTGATCGCCATCATCGGTATTATCCTGCTGATCGGCATCGTGAAGAAAAACGCCATCATGATGATCGACTTCGCCCTGGCCGCCGAACGCGAGCAGGGCATGAAGCCCTATGACGCCATCTATCAGGCCTGCCTGCTGCGTTTTAGGCCGATCCTGATGACCACGCTGGCCGCCCTGCTCGGCGCGCTGCCGCTGATGCTCAGCACCGGCGTCGGTGCGGAGCTGCGCCGGCCGCTCGGCATCTGCATGGTCGGCGGCCTGATCATGAGCCAGATCCTGACGTTGTTCACCACCCCGGTGATTTACCTGCTGTTCGATAAACTGGCGCGCAACACCCACGCCAAAGAAGAAGCGCGGGAGACACCGTGAAATTCTTCTCGCTGTTTATCTTCCGGCCGGTGGCCACCACCCTGCTGACGCTGGCGATCGCGCTGGCGGGCGCGCTGGGCTTCAGCCTGCTGCCCGTCGCGCCGCTGCCGCAGGTGGATTACCCGGTGATTTCGGTCTCCGCCTCCTTGCCCGGTGCCGATCCGGAAACCATGGCGACCTCGGTCGCCACCCCGCTGGAGCGCGCACTCAGCCGCATCGCCGGGGTTAACGAAATGACCTCGATGAGCTCGCTCGGTAGCACCCGCGTGGTCCTGCAGTTCGATCTCAGCCGCGACATCAACGGTGCGGCGCGCGACGTGCAGGCGGCGATCAATGCCGCGCAAAGCTTGCTGCCCTCCGGCATGCCGAGCCGCCCGACCTATCGGCAGATGAACCCGTCGGACGCGCCGATCATGATCCTGACGCTCACCTCCGACACCTACAGCCAGGGGCAACTTTACGACTTCGCTTCTACCCAGCTGGCGCAGAAAATCGCCCAGACCGAGGGCGTCGGCGACGTCACCGTCGGCGGCAGCTCGCTGCCTGCGGTGCGGGTGGAGCTAAATCCTTCCGCGCTGTTTAACCAAGGCGTATCGCTGGACAGCGTGTGCCAGGCCATCAGCAGCGCCAACCTGCGCACGCCGCTCGGCTCGACCGAAAGCCAGGACAAGCGCTGGCAGATCCAGAGCAACGACCAGATCAAGAAGGCCGAGGGCTACAAGCCGCTGATCGTGCATTACAACAACGGCTCCGCCGTCCGGCTGAGCGACGTCGCCAACGTCATCGACTCGGTACAGGACGTGCGCAACGCCGGGATGACCAACGCCCAACCGGCGATCCTGCTGGTGGTCAGCCGCTCGCCGGACGCCAACATCATCGCCACCGTCGATCGCATCCGCGCCGAGCTGCCCGATCTGCAGGCCAGCATTCCGGCCTCGATCAAGCTGAACATCGCGCAGGATCGCTCGCCGACCATTCGCGCCTCGCTGGCGGAAGTGGAGCAATCGCTGGTCATCGCCATCGCGCTGGTGATCCTGGTGGTGTTCGCCTTCCTGCGCTCCGGCCGCGCCACGCTGATCCCCGCCGTCGCGGTGCCGGTGTCGTTGATCGGCACCTTCGCCGCCATGTATCTGTGCGGTTTCAGCCTCAACAATCTGTCGCTGATGGCGCTGACCATCGCCACCGGCTTCGTGGTGGACGACGCCATCGTGGTGCTGGAAAACATTTCCCGCCACGTGGAAGCCGGCATCAAGCCGCTGCAGGCGGCGCTGCAAGGGATACGCGAGGTCGGCTTTACCGTGCTTTCGATGAGCATGTCGCTGGTGGCGGTATTCATTCCGCTGCTGCTGATGGAGGGGCTGCCGGGGCGTCTGTTCCGCGAGTTCGCCGTTACCCTGTCGGTGTCTATCGGGCTGTCGCTGCTCATCTCGCTGACGCTCACGCCGATGATGTGCGCCTACCTGCTGCGCCCGCAAACGGAACGCGCGCAGCAGCGCGTGCGTGGCTTCGGCAAGCTGCTGCTGAAACTGCAGCAGGGCTACGGCCGCTCGCTGCACTGGGTGCTCGACCATGCCCGCTGGGTGCTGGCGATCCTGCTGGCAACGGTGGCGCTGAACGTCTGGCTGTATATCAGCATTCCGAAAACCTTCTTCCCGGAACAGGATACCGGCCGTCTAATGGGGGCGATTCAGGCCGATCAGAGCATTTCGTTCCAGGCTATGCGCCAGAAGCTGCAGGATTTCATGACCATCGTGCGCGACGATCCGGCGGTGGATAACGTCACGGGCTTTACCGGCGGTTCGCGCACCAACAGCGGCTCGATGTTCATCTCGCTCAAACCACTGTCCGAACGTAAGGACAGCGCGCAGCAGGTGATCGCCCGCCTGCGCACCAAACTGGCAAAAGAGCCCGGCGCCAGTCTGTTCCTGATGGCGGTGCAGGATATCCGCGTCGGCGGCCGGCAGGCCAACGCCAGCTACCAGTACACGCTGCTGTCGGACGATTTGAGCGCCCTGCGCACCTGGGAACCGAAAATCCGCACCGCGCTGGCCGCCCTGCCGGAGCTGGCGGACGTCAACTCGGATCAGCAGGATAAAGGCTCGGAGATGGATCTGATTTACGATCGCGACACCATGTCGCGCCTCGGCATCTCGGTGTCCGACGCCAACAGCCTGTTGAACAACGCCTTCGGCCAGCGGCAGATCTCGACCATCTATCAGCCGCTCAACCAATACAAAGTGGTGATGGAAGTGGCGCCACCCTACACCCAGGACGTAAGTTCGCTGGACAAAATGTTCATCATCAACAGCGAGGGCAAGGCGATACCGCTCTCCTACTTCGCGCACTGGCAGCCGGCCAATACGCCGCTGGCGGTCAACCATCAGGGGCTGTCCGCCGCCTCCACCATCTCGTTCAACCTGCCGCTCGGCGCCAGCCTGAGCGACGCCACCGACGCCGTCACCCGCGCCATGACCCAGCTTGGCGTACCACCTGCGGTGCGCGGCGCCTTCGCCGGCACCGCCCAGGTATTCCAGGACACCCTGAAATCGCAGGTGATCCTGATCCTGGCGGCGATCGCTACGGTGTACATCGTGCTCGGCGTGCTGTACGAGAGCTATATCCATCCGCTGACCATCCTCTCCACGCTGCCTTCCGCCGGCGTGGGCGCGCTGCTGGCGCTCGAGCTGTTCGGCGCGCCGTTCAGCCTGATCGCGCTGATCGGCATCATGCTGCTGATCGGCATCGTGAAGAAAAATGCCATTATGATGGTCGACTTCGCGCTCGAGGCGCAGCGCAACGGCGGCATCAACGCCCGCGAGGCGATTTTCCAGGCTAGCCTGCTGCGTTTCCGGCCGATCATGATGACCACGCTGGCGGCGTTGTTCGGCGCGCTGCCGCTGGTGCTGACCAGCGGCGACGGCGCGGAGCTGCGCCAGCCGCTCGGCATCACCATCGCCGGCGGTCTGGTGATGAGCCAACTGCTGACGCTGTACACCACGCCGGTGGTCTATCTTTACTTCGACCGGCTGCAGGCGAAGTTCCGCCGCAACAAGCAACTGGCCCCGCTGCCACACTAATGGCCGACCGATGCTGATGAAACACGCCGCCACGGTACGCTGGCAACTCTGGATAGTGGCATTCGGCTTCTTTATGCAGACGCTGGATACAACTATTGTCAACACCGCCCTACCCTCGATGGCCGCCAGCCTGGGGGAGAACCCGCTGCGCATGCAGTCGGTGATCGTCTCCTATGTGCTGACGGTGGCGGTGACGCTGCCGGCCAGCGGCTGGCTGGCGGACAAGGTCGGCGTACAGCGGGTGTTTTTCAGCGCCATCGTGCTGTTCACCCTCGGCTCCCTCCTCTGCGCCCGCTCGGCAACCCTGAACGAACTGATCGCCTCGCGCGTGCTTCAGGGCATCGGCGGCGCGATGATGGTGCCGGTCGGCCGCCTGACGGTGATGAAGATCGTGCCGCGGGAGCAGTACATGGCGGCGATGACTTTCGTGACGCTGCCGGGCCAGATCGGCCCGCTGATGGGGCCGGCACTGGGTGGCTTTTTGGTACAATACGCCAGCTGGCACTGGATTTTCCTGATCAACATTCCGGTGGGCATCGTAGGCGCCATCGCCACGCTGCTGCTGATGCCCAACTACCAAATGCAGACCCGCCGCTTCGATCTCAGCGGCTTTATCCTGCTGGCGATCGGCATGGCGTCGCTGACGCTGGCGCTCGACGGCCACAAGGGCATGGGGCTGTCCGGCAGCGCTATCGCCGGCCTGGTGGCGCTGGGCGTGGCGGCGCTGTTGGGGTATGTTTGGCATGCCTACGGCAATAGCCGCGCGCTGTTCTCGCTGCGGCTGCTGCGCACCCCAACCTACAAGATCGGGCTGCTGGCCAGCCTGCTGGGGCGCATCGGCAGCGGCATGCTGCCGTTCATGACGCCGCTGTTCCTGCAGGTGGGCATGGGTTTCACACCGTTCCACGCCGGGCTGATGATGATCCCGATGATCATCGGCAGCATGGGCATGAAACGTATCGTGGTGCAGGTGGTCAACCGCTTCGGCTACCGCAACGTGCTGGTGGCCGCCACGCTGCTGCTGGCGCTGGTCAGCCTGAGCTTCCTGCTGGCGGCGATGCTCGGCTGGCTGTGGCTACTGCCGGTAGTGCTGTTCTTCCAGGGGATGGTCAACTCGCTGCGCTTTTCGGCGATGAACACCCTGACGCTGAAAGACCTGCCGGATCGGCTGGCCAGCAGCGGCAACAGCCTATTGTCGATGGTCATGCAGCTCTCGATGAGCCTTGGCGTCAGCGTCGCCGGCATCTTGATCGGCAGCTTCGCCCATCATCAAGTGGTGGCCGACAGCCCGGCCATCCACAACGCATTTATTTACAGCTACTGCTGCATGGCGTTGATTATTGCCCTGCCCGCGCTGGCCTTCGCGCGCGTGCCGGCCGATAGCACGCCCAACCGCACGCTGACCAAAGAGCCGGGTACCGGCTCAACGAGGTTGCAATGAAGATAGGCATTACCGGGAAACTGTTCCTGGCCATTTTCGCTACCTGTATGCTGGTGTTGATCACCATGCATTGGGGGGTGCGCGTCAGCTTTGAACGCGGCTTTATCGACTACATCAAGCACAGCAACGAGCAACGCATCAACATGCTGAGCGAAGCGCTGGAGGAACAGTACAGCCACCACGGCAACTGGGTGTTCCTGCGCAACAACGATCAGGTGATCTACCAGATCATGCGCTCGTTCGAACAGAACAGCGACAGCAGCCACAACCTGCCGCCCAAGGGCTGGCGCACTCAGTTTTGGGTGGTGGACAGCCAGTTCAACCGCCTGGTGGGCCACTCCGGGCCGGTGCCGAAAGAGGGCCCGCGCCATCCGATCCGCTACAACAACGAGATCGTCGGCTGGGTGATCACCACCCCAGTCGAGCGCCTGACGCGCAATACCGACATCAACTTCGATCGCCAGCAGCGGCGCACCAGCTGGATTATCGTCGCGCTCTCCACCCTGCTGGCAGCGGCGGTGACCTGGCTGCTGTCGCGCGGCATGCTGGCCCCGGTCAAACGCCTGGTGGCGGGCACCCACCGCCTGGCGGCGGGCGATTTCACCACCCGCGTGGCGGTCAGCAGCCAGGATGAACTGGGCAGGCTGGCGCACGACTTCAACCAGTTGGCCACCTCGCTGGAGAAAAACGAACAGATGCGCCGCGCCTTTATGGCCGACGTATCGCACGAGTTGCGCACGCCGCTGGCGGTGCTGCGCGGCGAGCTGGAGGCGCTGCAGGACGGCGTGCGCCAGCCGACGCCGGCGTCGCTCAGTTCACTGCAGGCCGAGGTGTCTACCCTGACCAAATTGGTCGACGATCTGCACCAGCTGTCACTTTCCGATCTCGGCGCGTTGGCCTATCGCAAATCGTCGGTGGACTGTGTGCACCTGCTGCAGATCGCCGTCGCCGCCTTCCGCGAACGCTTCCGCGCCAAAGGGCTGGAGATCGTCACCCATCTGCCGGCCCAGGCGCCACTGTTTGGCGATCCCGATCGTTTGAATCAGCTGTTCAATAACCTGCTGGAAAATAGCCTGCGCTACACCGACGCCGGCGGCCGCCTGGAAATCAGCGCCGAGCTGCAGCCGGGGCGGCTGTTCCTCTACTGGCAGGACAGCGCGCCGGGCATCAGCGATCAGCAGCTGACGCGTATTTTCGAACGTTTCTACCGGGCGGAAGGTTCACGCAACCGCGCCAGCGGCGGTTCCGGGCTGGGGCTGGCGATCTGCCACAACATCGTGGAAGCCCACGACGGGAAAATCCGCGCCGAGCATTCGCCTTTAGGCGGCGTGCGCATTACAGTAGAATTTGCTACCCCGATAAAAAATAAGGCGCCCTGATGGACATTCAGAATCCCCCCGTGCAGATCATGATTGTTGAAGATGAACCCAAGCTGGGCCAGCTGCTGGTGGACTATCTGCAGGCGGCGGGTTACGCCACCCGCTGGCTGACCAACGGCAACGAAGTGGTGCCAACCGTGCACCAGCATCCGCCGGCGCTGATTTTGCTCGACCTGATGTTGCCGGGCGCCGACGGCCTCACGGTGTGCCGCGAGCTGCGCCGCTTCAGCGACGTGCCTATCGTGATGGTGACGGCGAAAATCGAAGAGATCGATCGCCTGCTGGGGCTGGAGATCGGCGCCGACGATTACATCTGCAAACCCTACAGCCCGCGCGAAGTGGTGGCGCGGGTGAAAACCATTCTGCGCCGCAGCTATCGGCCGCAGGAGAGCGCGCGGGAAGATGACCTGCTGCACATCGATGAGCCGCGTTTCCAGGCCAGCTATCAGGGGCAGTTGCTGGATCTGACGCCGGCGGAGTTCCGCCTGCTGAAAACGCTGGCCAGCCAGCCGGGCAACGTGTTTTCACGCGAGCAGCTGCTGAACAACCTGTATGACGACTACCGGGTGGTCACCGACCGTACCATCGACAGCCACATCAAAAACCTGCGCCGCAAGCTGGAGCTGATCGACGGGGAAAAATCCTTTATCCGCTCGGTATACGGCGTGGGCTACCGCTGGGAAGCCGAGGCCTGCCGGCTGGTGAATGGAGTTTAGGGGGAAATCAGCGCGTCCAGTCTTCAACCGCCAACCCGGGCACCATGGCGAATGCGCGATCGTTGGTCACCAGCGTCGCACCACGGCTCTGCGCGTGAGCGGCGATCAGTTGATCCAGCGCGCCCATGATTTTGCCCTTTTTCTCCATGTTCGCGCGCATTTCACCGTAGCAGCGGGCGGCCTCGCTATCCCATGCATAGACCGTCACCGCGGCAAGAAAGGCCTCGACCATGCTTTGCAACGCCTTGTTCCGCCGCTTAGCGACACCGTAAAGCAGTTCCGCCTCCGTGACGCTGGAAATGCACACGGCAGAAGGCGGAAGCTTTTCCATGATGCTTAGCACCTGCGGATGCTGCCGAAACAGGTGGCTGACGGTATTGGTATCAAACATGTACATCGCCTACTCTTCCTCTGAGAAAGGATCGCGCTCTGCAACCCCTTGCTGACGATCTTCCGCGCCAAGAAACTCTTGCGGCACTGGCGTTTGGGCGATAATGCTCAGCAGCGGTGCCCAGCTGTCCGGCTTTGCCGGATATTTGGATAAAATCACGTTTCCCTCCCGATCGCGACGGATATACACACGATCCGTATCAAATTCAAATTCCACCGGTAACCTCACCGCCTGATTTCTACCGTTTTTAAACAGCTTTGCGATTCTTTCCATCTCAACACTCCACAGCAGGCATAGGCCAAAGCATATGCCTGCAGCGCGTCGATGCCAAGATCTATCGCTCACTTTTCACTCACCTTTACGTAGCGGGCAAACGGTAACGCGCAATGCTGCTCGATGAAACCACGTAATTGTCATTATGCGGCGCACTGCGCAATCACCGCGCCTTCCCTTAGCTTCCCGTGCGGCAGCGGGCTTCTCGGATGAAAACTCCGCGCCGGCGCAAGAAAACTGCGCATTTTTTAGACTAAGCTGCTGTGAGGTTTAGCCGCCGATTTTCAAGCGATTGGCTACACTTACATCACGAATCGGAACCTACAGGAGAAGAACCATGGCAATCGGTCATTACGAGCTGAAAAAAGCAAAGAACGGACAGTACCACTTCAACCTGAAAGCCAGTAACGGCGAGATTATTCTGGCCAGCGAGATGTACGCCAGCAAAGCGTCGGCGGAGAACGGCATCGCCTCGGTGCAGACCAATTCGCCGCACGAAGCGCAGTTTGAACTGAAGCACAGCACCAGCAATCAGCCCTATTTTGTGCTGAAGGCCAAGAACCATCAGGTGATCGGCGTCAGCGAAATGTACAGCTCCGAAAGCGCGGCCAAAAACGGTATCCAGTCGGTGATGAAAAACGGCCCGACCACCGATATCCGCGATTTGAGCGCCTGATCCCCCGTGTCGCCCGCGCGGTGGCCGCCATCGCGCGTTTTCCGTTTGACCGGGATCAATCTCCCTTGAATAAATCCGGTTAACTGCTGATTTCTTGCCGCGCTGCGGCTACAATCCCCCGCTTTTACTGCGCCATCTGGGGCGCGATATACCCACTGGCTTTCATACGGCAGCTAGGCGGCAAGTTCGTGAGTCTCCAGGAGCTTGGTCAACCAAGTGACTGGAGTGAGCGAATGCAACCAACAACGCTGCAGTTCGAAAGACAGAGGTATACTGACCTGAAATCAGACCGAGACACACTATGTTTACACCGGAACTTCTCTCCCCGGCCGGAACGCTGAAAAACATGCGTTACGCCTTCGCCTATGGCGCCGATGCGGTTTACGCCGGCCAGCCGCGCTACAGCCTGCGGGTGCGCAACAACGAATTCAACCACGAGAATCTGGCGCAGGGCATCAACGAAGCCCATGCGCTGGGCAAAAAATTCTACGTGGTGGTGAACATCGCCCCGCACAACGCCAAGTTGAAAACCTTCCTGCGCGATCTGAAGCCGGTTATCGATATGGGCCCGGATGCGCTGATCATGTCCGATCCCGGCCTTATCATGATGGTGCGCGAAGCCTTCCCGCAGATGGACATCCACCTGTCGGTGCAGGCTAATGCCGTTAACTGGGCGACGGTGAAGTTCTGGAAGCAAATGGGCCTGACCCGCGTGATCCTCTCGCGCGAGCTGTCGCTGGAAGAGATCGCCGAGATCCGCGCCGAAGTGCCGGACATGGAGCTGGAAATCTTCGTCCACGGCGCGCTGTGCATGGCCTACTCCGGCCGCTGCCTGCTGTCCGGCTACATCAACAAGCGCGATCCTAACCAGGGCACCTGCACCAACGCCTGCCGTTGGCAGTACAAGGCGGAGGAAGGCAAAGAGGACGACACCGGCAATATCGTGCACCTGCACGAACCGATCCCGGTGCAGACCGTCGAGCCGACGCTGGGCATCGGCGCGCCGACCGACAAGGTGTTCATGCTGTCTGAAGCACAAAAACCAGGCGAATATATGAGCGCCTTCGAAGACGAACACGGCACCTATATCATGAACTCCAAGGATCTGCGCGCCATCCAGCACGTGGAGCGTTTGACGCAGCTCGGCGTGCATTCCCTGAAGATCGAAGGCCGCACCAAGTCCTTCTACTACTGCGCCCGCACCGCCCAGGTCTACCGCCGCGCCATCGACGACGCGGCCGCCGGAAAACCGTTCGATCCGACCCTGCTCACCACGCTGGAAGGCCTGGCGCACCGCGGCTACACCGAAGGCTTTCTGCGCCGCCACGTGCACGAAGCGCAGCAGAATTACGAATATGGTTCCTCGCTCTCCGAGCGCCAGCAGTTCGTCGGCGAATTCACCGGCGTGCGCAGTGATGGCTGGGCGGAAGTCGACGTGAAGAATAAGTTCGCGCTCGGCGACAGCGTCGAAATGATGACGCCGGGTGGCAACGTGGTCTTCACCCTCGAAAGCATGCAAAATAAGAAAGGGGAGCCGATTGAGGTGGCGCCGGGCAACGGCCATATCGTTTATTTGCCGATCCCGCCGGATATCGATCTCAATTATGCTTTGCTGATCCGCAATTTGGCGGAAGAAAATAGCGCCGGCGCATA
The sequence above is drawn from the Serratia sp. FDAARGOS_506 genome and encodes:
- a CDS encoding type II toxin-antitoxin system VapC family toxin, producing MYMFDTNTVSHLFRQHPQVLSIMEKLPPSAVCISSVTEAELLYGVAKRRNKALQSMVEAFLAAVTVYAWDSEAARCYGEMRANMEKKGKIMGALDQLIAAHAQSRGATLVTNDRAFAMVPGLAVEDWTR
- a CDS encoding antitoxin → MERIAKLFKNGRNQAVRLPVEFEFDTDRVYIRRDREGNVILSKYPAKPDSWAPLLSIIAQTPVPQEFLGAEDRQQGVAERDPFSEEE
- a CDS encoding YegP family protein, with amino-acid sequence MAIGHYELKKAKNGQYHFNLKASNGEIILASEMYASKASAENGIASVQTNSPHEAQFELKHSTSNQPYFVLKAKNHQVIGVSEMYSSESAAKNGIQSVMKNGPTTDIRDLSA
- the yegQ gene encoding tRNA 5-hydroxyuridine modification protein YegQ: MFTPELLSPAGTLKNMRYAFAYGADAVYAGQPRYSLRVRNNEFNHENLAQGINEAHALGKKFYVVVNIAPHNAKLKTFLRDLKPVIDMGPDALIMSDPGLIMMVREAFPQMDIHLSVQANAVNWATVKFWKQMGLTRVILSRELSLEEIAEIRAEVPDMELEIFVHGALCMAYSGRCLLSGYINKRDPNQGTCTNACRWQYKAEEGKEDDTGNIVHLHEPIPVQTVEPTLGIGAPTDKVFMLSEAQKPGEYMSAFEDEHGTYIMNSKDLRAIQHVERLTQLGVHSLKIEGRTKSFYYCARTAQVYRRAIDDAAAGKPFDPTLLTTLEGLAHRGYTEGFLRRHVHEAQQNYEYGSSLSERQQFVGEFTGVRSDGWAEVDVKNKFALGDSVEMMTPGGNVVFTLESMQNKKGEPIEVAPGNGHIVYLPIPPDIDLNYALLIRNLAEENSAGA